A genome region from Candidatus Methylacidiphilales bacterium includes the following:
- a CDS encoding methylated-DNA--[protein]-cysteine S-methyltransferase — MPTRKPCQAEMDYARIEKALQFLDAHSTHPPDLKAAAEHVHLSPFHFQRLFTRWAGISPALFLQHLSREAALARLQTGQDILHTSLEIGLSGPGRLHDLIIRTDGLTPGEARRGGAGAEIRYGETGTLLGRTLLAWTARGLSVVRFLPDRAPLDHQIRDLARTWPEAGWIHDPRGAAVRAGRLFDGNHRTPLHLRGTRFQLQVWRALLDIPEGALVDYGTLARAVGRPEAARAVGTAVGANPIAVLIPCHRVIRRTGAFGGYRWGMARKQFLLAREALNPLSPRPHDRATR, encoded by the coding sequence ATGCCCACCCGGAAACCCTGCCAGGCCGAAATGGATTACGCCCGGATTGAGAAGGCGCTGCAATTTCTGGACGCGCACAGCACCCACCCCCCCGACCTCAAGGCCGCGGCGGAACATGTCCACCTGAGTCCGTTCCATTTTCAACGCCTTTTCACACGCTGGGCCGGGATTTCGCCCGCCCTTTTCTTACAGCACCTGAGCAGGGAAGCTGCCCTGGCCCGCCTCCAAACCGGACAGGATATCCTTCACACTTCGCTGGAGATCGGACTGAGTGGTCCCGGCCGGTTGCACGACCTCATCATCCGCACCGACGGGCTGACACCGGGTGAAGCACGCCGCGGCGGCGCCGGAGCGGAAATCCGCTACGGGGAAACCGGCACTCTTCTCGGGCGAACACTCCTCGCCTGGACGGCCCGTGGACTCAGCGTGGTGCGCTTCCTTCCAGACCGCGCACCCTTGGACCATCAAATCCGCGACCTGGCCCGGACCTGGCCGGAAGCAGGATGGATTCACGATCCCCGGGGTGCGGCAGTCCGCGCAGGCAGGCTTTTCGATGGAAACCACAGAACCCCTCTCCATCTGCGCGGCACCCGCTTCCAACTCCAGGTCTGGCGCGCCCTGTTGGACATACCCGAGGGTGCGCTGGTGGATTACGGAACCCTGGCCCGTGCCGTCGGACGACCGGAAGCCGCCCGGGCTGTGGGCACGGCAGTGGGGGCCAACCCGATCGCGGTACTCATCCCCTGCCACCGGGTCATCCGCCGCACCGGCGCCTTCGGCGGCTACCGCTGGGGCATGGCCCGCAAACAATTCCTCCTCGCCCGTGAAGCCCTCAATCCTCTTTCACCCCGGCCACACGACAGGGCGACTCGATGA
- a CDS encoding peptide chain release factor-like protein, translated as MDSTLQERLKTLRLREEDFTERFCRSSGPGGQNVNKVSTAVELIHHPTGLSVRCQDGRSQSGNRTLAWERLLSRILDARKAAVLARQQEREKKRRQYRQPSKGAKRRAVEGKRHRASIKAGRGGRPVSDD; from the coding sequence ATGGACTCCACCCTCCAGGAACGACTGAAAACGCTCCGCCTGCGCGAAGAGGATTTCACCGAACGTTTTTGCCGCTCCTCTGGGCCGGGGGGCCAGAATGTCAACAAGGTCTCCACCGCGGTCGAGCTGATCCACCATCCCACCGGACTGTCCGTTCGCTGCCAGGATGGCCGCTCGCAGTCGGGCAACCGCACCCTGGCCTGGGAACGCCTCCTCTCCCGCATCCTGGATGCCCGCAAGGCCGCCGTTCTGGCGCGCCAACAGGAGAGGGAAAAGAAGCGGCGCCAGTACCGCCAACCCTCCAAGGGAGCCAAACGCCGGGCCGTCGAGGGCAAGCGCCACCGCGCCTCGATCAAGGCGGGACGCGGCGGACGGCCGGTTTCGGACGATTGA
- a CDS encoding RNA pseudouridine synthase, protein MLFPILQSGLHWRAVDKPSGVLCHPTKPGGPPTLRDWALEQFPGELNACINRLDRETSGIVLLARTHEGASSLGKQIMRRTVGKSYHALVYGRTPDTAEINAPLARLGDHGPSEIHLKQGVHPDGSPARTRIQRLETRQHPLAGEISQVACFPETGRLHQIRVHLAHLGFPVVGDKIYGPAPEAYLEFIRTGWTPSLEARLHLNRHALHASGIGFTWETERIQIVSALPGDLQAFWDLAR, encoded by the coding sequence GTGTTGTTTCCCATTCTTCAATCAGGCCTGCACTGGCGTGCCGTGGACAAACCTTCGGGCGTCCTCTGCCACCCCACCAAACCAGGCGGTCCCCCCACCCTGCGTGACTGGGCCCTGGAACAATTCCCCGGCGAGCTCAATGCCTGCATCAACCGGCTGGATCGCGAAACCAGCGGCATCGTGCTCCTGGCCCGCACGCACGAAGGCGCCTCTTCCCTCGGCAAGCAAATCATGCGCCGCACCGTCGGAAAGTCCTACCATGCCCTGGTGTATGGTCGCACTCCGGACACAGCGGAAATCAACGCTCCGCTGGCCCGCCTGGGCGACCACGGCCCCTCGGAGATCCATCTCAAACAAGGCGTCCATCCGGACGGCAGCCCGGCGCGGACCCGCATCCAACGACTCGAAACGAGGCAACACCCCCTGGCGGGTGAAATCAGCCAGGTGGCCTGTTTCCCCGAGACCGGACGACTGCACCAGATCCGGGTCCATCTGGCCCACCTCGGTTTTCCGGTCGTTGGCGACAAGATTTACGGTCCGGCTCCGGAAGCTTATCTGGAATTCATCCGCACCGGCTGGACCCCGTCGCTGGAAGCACGGCTGCATCTCAACCGCCACGCGCTGCACGCTTCAGGTATCGGCTTCACCTGGGAAACGGAACGGATACAAATTGTCTCTGCCCTGCCCGGGGATTTGCAAGCTTTCTGGGATTTGGCCCGGTAA